The following nucleotide sequence is from Hylaeus volcanicus isolate JK05 chromosome 3, UHH_iyHylVolc1.0_haploid, whole genome shotgun sequence.
TTggatttataattgaaatatcatCTATAAATTACACTCGTCAAGTTGATACTTATGTGAaagtattttgaaatttgtaattactgATATACACCTAAAGTAATagtataattcaattaaaattgaaattgattgtCACTAGTTGTATGACTAGTCTCTCATAAGAACCTCCTCGTCATACATGTCTGTTGTATATTACGCGAGTGGCGAatgatttcatttgaataatgacCAATCAGTAATTCgtatcgtaattaatttaatcatcgAATTACGTAAGCGATTAATGCATATCtgttttaatcattttttaattaaactttatcCAGCATTGACTTTGCACGGAGGCTCTcgagtttaaaatttgtttaaatgtcgCGCGTCATACCTGCACGTAATATTCcattattctctttttttcacgTCTGCGCAACGACACTTATATAGAATTTCACATAACATGTAATTTGCTTTGTATCTAATCTAATTGCCTTTATTCGCACGTGAAAAAGATTACTTGGTCACGCGTAAAATTTTTAGTAACATTCGTAGAAACGTTTGCTCTGGAGAACGTTGCTATCGAACGTCTCGATAAATTCAAATCTCAGGTGTAACTTAGGTTAGGTGAGCGTGTTTTCTCGGAAGTAGTATCGATCGCATATTGTCCGCCTCGCACCATCAGTGACGATATTCAACGTTTGTCGTcatcatatttcttttttatcagcGGATgcttatttaaaacaattaaaatagaataatctCAAAGACATTCTCTCTACACTTCGAATCAGAGGTAAGGAAATATGCGTATGCGAATCGAAGAACATAACTcgtttgtatgtatatatcaaCGATAATTTAACGGTGTTTACGATGACCTTTGGTCTCTTAAACTTGTTAATGAAAGGATGGTTGTCGATATTTAAAGCGATAAATAAGTTGTCGCGACGGTGCGTagatttgattaattttattttattttgcagacACTACTAGTGAAAATGACAGCTTCGTCCAATAAGAAATTTCCGTGGGGAAAGGGGAtcgttttgttattatttctgaTCGGTGCTGTTATAGGTTATGATGTTTACCAGCATGGTAATCTAAAAGGTAATAGAGATAAGAAATACGAACATCTGTCACATTTGAATCTATTATCTTTTAACAATATATCATTGATATTACTATCATTTAGAATCCAGTACGGTTAAGTTCTTGAACAGAAGCGGATTGTTGGCGCATGGACAAAATGCATGGATCATGGTGCAAGGATATTCATCTAAAGCACTTGAATTTATAGAAGCTAGTTCACCAGAATATTACAAAGCAACTGTTGAAACATGTAAACCGTACATCAAATTGGCTGGAGACTTGTATCTTgtgatgaaaaatgtttctcttaAAATTTATGACAATGCTATCGCATATACTGAAAAGAAAGGACCTATAGTCTTACAAACGGTAAATATCAAAAGTTTGATACAAGATACGTGTATTTGACAGAATTGCTTTTTGTGTTTTGTAGATCGAATATTATGCTCCAGGAATGTTAGATGAAGTTCGTTTACGGAGTTACCAAGGTCTGGAACTTGTAAAATTTTACTCTAATGTTTGTGGAGAGAAGTTCATTGAATATTCACGTACAACAATACAATGGTTAGAGCATAATGTTTTTGTgtaagtacaaatattttttaaaagtgagTATGTATACTGcttattcaacaaatttagGAAGTATAAggaattttgttgtaatttaaaatcaatagTTTTTATgtacttgttattttttttagtggCAAGCTAAGTCcagaaaatttgcaaaattatgcCTCAAAAGCTATCGATACCACGCAAACATTGGCGAGTCAAACTTACGATTGGGTATATGAGAAGGTGCAAACATTATCGAAAGTTCcatgaatgaaattcattgaATGATCCAACCGATTTTTTCAGTTGATAAAAATCTCCTCTCACATCttagcatttatttttatgattccGAAGTTGAACGTTGCATATTTCCAAATGTATTGCGGCGGCCATTTTACCCACCTGTGATATTCGAAGAATGTAACATGTTTCAATGAATCgtaacattttgaaaatccGAAAATTCTGTCAAAATGTTGGTCTTTTTTTAGGTTAATGTCTATATCAAGCAAAATAATgattaaagtaatatataGATTACTCTATTTAGTATCAAATTCGTAcctattattttgtacatttactaatatattttcatttagtaTTCCTGGTATGTGAATTAAATGACGATATAACAAGTTAATATGTGAATTGAACATATATTgaataaagttattttttttggtatttttcttataaaaataaaaggaggAGTGGacagtataattaatttcttaatatatGCAGAAATATTAACTTAATGTCATTGGATACATCAATAAGTGTAGCGATAGCGATGTTCGTAGGAGTAATAGAATAATGTTGATAAATATAGgagtagtaataataattattattataattataaatataatagcgCTAATAATGCAACTAATGGAGATGATTATGGTGGTaatgataattttaacaagaatatattaaagttttatatGGAAAGAGATCGATGGAATGTGACATCAGTCGCATCCATAGAGCTATGCATGTAAAAATGAGTATCGTCGTTTTCTTCCTTATGAGAAATGAATTTGGTAGAAAttagttttctttcttctgcTATATAGTTTCACAGCATTCCTCCCTGATTATATGTATGAGCGTGCAACGGTTGTAAACACCAGTTATAGTTACAGTTCGTGAGGGAAAAAAACCTTCATCGtgtttttgtatatttgaTTGCACAggtattcttcttcttcatcccTAATTCGTGCTAGTACTTCTAAAATCTGACTGAAAAAAATCATACGATAATGTGAAATCATGCAAttatattatcaataattattaacattattttcattattaatatttacactaTGGTGCATGGTTCGTTTCTTCCTTTAACCATCCGATCGGGctgccatttttcttttttgacaGATGGAAAGTTGGTGATAACATCTTTTGCTGATGCATGTGTTGGTCTTATTTCACACCATGGACAATCAGTTTCTATCATCAACCTATCCGAGGGAATAGTTGTGACAGAGAAAAgattttcttctgttttaaGAGAGCTGTGAATGTGATGAaaattagttttgttttcatacaaaatgtatataatttatttgacgtACCATCCATTAATTCCAATATACAGTCCCATTTGTAATATAGAATTAGCTTCTTCTGGATTGCCATCAAAGGAATGTACAACGCCAGCTGTTAATGTATCTTtatgttttcttaaaattcttaCAAAATCTTCGCTAGCGTTACGGCAGTGTAAAAACATTGGTAATTTTAAAGTTGAACACAAGGATAATTGCATttcaaaatactttttctGGGCATcctttgaacaaaattgtaacCTATCATAATCTAACCCCATTTCACCGATAGCaacaattttatctttattatccCCAGCTAGGTCTGACATTGATTTAAGGTATGCTTCAGGATTGCCACTTTCTTCGAATTCATTACAACGTGTTGGATGACAACCGATCGTTGAAAATAATCGTTCTGGAATATATCCAATGGTCAATATGTGACAAAGTTGAACAGAATGcaaaaaatgataatgtaATGTATACCTAGATATTTCCATTGACATGCATTTTGTTGTTGCAGTTATAGAACAGAATCACAGCAACCATTGCATCTCTCTTTCAGCGGTTTCTTCATATGCAATGATTGCATTGCGATCTAATAAGAGATAAATAAACAgtagtatattataataataaatctttaCCCTCGTAACCAAAATTATTGTACTCATTTACAACACATCCATAGTTTTATGCGTaagagaatgaaaaaattatagattataGCTGCCCGTGATAGAGAGACACGACAGTGACAATGTTTCCTTTCTTGAactaatttacatatataatttaacttaaaattttcaaatatttatttaacgataacTTACCATCTGTTCGTGCTATTTCAAGAGCCTTCTTGCTTTCTTCTATGTTACcagcagtaattataattctcGACAGATTATTGTTCCAACTTCGTTCTAAAACTTTATCTAAATCCGGCTGATGTTTCTGTGATCCATTGTAAATTCCTTGGTACATAGAGTCCGTCAAATTGGCCCCGATatctgtattaaaattaacaacgGTAGAACGTATCAATCGTCAGTGCATAACCTCCctctaaatatttgaaaccAACAGAAAAAATACGCTGcagcataaataaaaatatcagacGTGGGAAACATTAACGTGACTATCGAGAAAAGTGTTTGGTTACCTATGAATTTTCGTAAATTACTCATTCTAGCTCCGAGCATTCAACTTATGAACGAAGTGACAGTTTTCTAAGCACAGTACTGTCTGAAAGGTTAGCAGGTGTCTTATTTAACCGGCGTTATGCACTGACACATGGATTTATTCACCATTTCATGTTCCATCAGAATGGAAGTTATGCTTTCGTACCATTTACTAAATATATGTAACAATTTGAaactaaattatattctttggAAACTGTAtatcatcatttttatcgagtaaaccagatattattttctatttagttgtacgtatacatttatatgtgCATATAGTGATAAGCGTTCATATCTGTAGCTCGAGATTTGAaactttcgaaattattaatcgagtcatttttgttttaaaaatgcaattaacACATTCCAATgactatttaaatttataaattttgtatgaacttcatcatttcttaaaaatttcgtaagaaatttatacatttataagtAAAAGCTTCTTaacatatttgaataaaaaatataaatacttcaTATATATTCGAATGTAACTAATGTTATGTCAAAATTAGATAAATGAGAAATATGTGgcatataatttatatttctttattacaaaTCTTAACTTAGTGTACAGGAAAGGTTCTATAGTAACTTATCATGGAAAATTTGTTAgctaattgtttaaattaactttattaagTCTCTTTcaaattcgaagaattttattactgcAAAGACTTCACAATGGAATTTATCTTTTCCACgcattcttctttcttcttagCAATAGCTGCTTCTGCTTCTAAAAATGGTTGACGTCCTATTTTCCCTGGTACTAATTTGTCTACATAGAGTGCTTGCTGCTGATTATAAAGTTCCTTCAATGTCTTATCATACTTTTGCAATTCTTGAACGCGATCGTAAATATCCCCGGATTCTCCTTTCAAACGTTGAGCGATTTCTGCAACAGTACTTGTTGCACTTTTGTATTCTTGATTAATGCCTTTGACAACAGACAAAAATGCATTGGCGTCTTTGTTCGTTTTGAGGTATGCTAACTGATCGTCTAACTCGTTATAAGAAGTTACTCGTCGATCTTGTGCAGCTAAAATTTTTTCACACTGTCCAGCAATTCTCAACTTACTTTCTGAAACCTCATCTTTGTCGATTGAAAAATCGAGCCTTACATATGTAATtactaacaaaaataacaagtaCAATGCAGCTGCTACAAGTAATGGTTCttgtaacattaatatacGCGGAAACGAGTAttttaacttgaaattttgaatGTGGTTTTCAACCAAGTTTTTCTTTGTGACAGAAATTACTGGACGACCAGTAGTATCTAGATACGTGTAATGAAGAGAATCTGATAAACGTGTTGCTGAATATGGAAGGTTCAATTCAATGTTCTTTGAACCCTctggtaaaataatttttacgaGCAGTTCGTCTACCACCATATCGTCGAATACGTGATCCAGTAGTCTCATTTCTAAAGTGTACTGGTCCCCTGAATGGAATAGATACTCATAGCTAGGTACATTATATCCAACTATGTATCTGGTTTTCCAGCCACCAAAGAGTGGGAATCGTGGACGAAGATTCAACTCCACGGAATCTTTTTTAATACGAGTATTGGATGTTGAAATATTACCAATTTCATCTCTGTAATAAATATCAGAGGCAGCTGCAGGTAAAATAGTATCAAAGCTCTGTATACTAGCCTGTCCAGATTTTGATTCCTTAGCATATTCGTAGCGTGAGAATGAACCTTTCAATAAAGCACCAGTATGTACTAAATCAATACGTTCTTCAACAGCAATATTACCCCAATGAGATATTTCGATACTTCTCTCAAGCCTGGTAACGGTGAGAAACTTATTGTTATTCTCAAAGTGTATATTCAATTCTTCATacgaaaaaggaggaagcTTCTCGTATGGACCATATGTGATCATTGAATCACTTTGCGAAACTGGTTTAAACTTGGTATAACTTTCCACATTACGTGATGGCAAAGATACAATGGTAGTTTGTTTCATTATATTGTAAGGTGAATAAAGATAGATATTTCCTGTATATTTTACTAATTGCTTCTCTTTCTGTGTGATCTCCTTCGGATGAGGTGTAAGCTCGTGTGTtaatatcatttcaatttcaacagACATAGTTCTACCAGGAGAGAGTGGTTCCTTCAATTCGATTCTATAAAAAGTCTTATCTGGATGCTCGTTTATCTTCGTTTCGCTCAATTTCAGCTCAACCCGTACAGGTTCCCTGTAAGCTGCTATATAGCTGAGACTGCTTTTTTGTTCAGGTTCCaatgaaaaaaggaaatttcgtATGTGTCGATCCTTGCTTCCATTTTCTAATACAAGTCTAGTCGTGATTTTTGTTAATTGAGATTGTAAATCGATATGTTTCTCCACATTCTTAAGGTTCAAGTAGGAATCATCGTCGACAGCGATGAGAGGTCGGACATGTAAACCGAAAAGCAGCGTGACACTccatattaatataattagacTACACTGAGTCATATTTTCTCTCGTGATAACTTCCTTAGACTTATATCACTAATATCATTCCAACTTTCCAACTAACCGGTGAGTGGTGTATTTAGGAGTACTGTCGGCACATAGACGTGGCGTTTACCTGAAACCAGGTATCGCTAAGACAGGATACTCGTGTCCCAACATGCTCGTATT
It contains:
- the LOC128874299 gene encoding deoxyribonuclease TATDN1 isoform X1, which gives rise to MLGARMSNLRKFIDIGANLTDSMYQGIYNGSQKHQPDLDKVLERSWNNNLSRIIITAGNIEESKKALEIARTDERLFSTIGCHPTRCNEFEESGNPEAYLKSMSDLAGDNKDKIVAIGEMGLDYDRLQFCSKDAQKKYFEMQLSLCSTLKLPMFLHCRNASEDFVRILRKHKDTLTAGVVHSFDGNPEEANSILQMGLYIGINGCSLKTEENLFSVTTIPSDRLMIETDCPWCEIRPTHASAKDVITNFPSVKKEKWQPDRMVKGRNEPCTIVQILEVLARIRDEEEEYLCNQIYKNTMKVFFPHEL
- the LOC128874299 gene encoding deoxyribonuclease TATDN1 isoform X2 — encoded protein: MYQGIYNGSQKHQPDLDKVLERSWNNNLSRIIITAGNIEESKKALEIARTDERLFSTIGCHPTRCNEFEESGNPEAYLKSMSDLAGDNKDKIVAIGEMGLDYDRLQFCSKDAQKKYFEMQLSLCSTLKLPMFLHCRNASEDFVRILRKHKDTLTAGVVHSFDGNPEEANSILQMGLYIGINGCSLKTEENLFSVTTIPSDRLMIETDCPWCEIRPTHASAKDVITNFPSVKKEKWQPDRMVKGRNEPCTIVQILEVLARIRDEEEEYLCNQIYKNTMKVFFPHEL
- the LOC128874299 gene encoding deoxyribonuclease TATDN1 isoform X3, which translates into the protein MSMEISRYTLHYHFLHSVQLCHILTIGYIPERLFSTIGCHPTRCNEFEESGNPEAYLKSMSDLAGDNKDKIVAIGEMGLDYDRLQFCSKDAQKKYFEMQLSLCSTLKLPMFLHCRNASEDFVRILRKHKDTLTAGVVHSFDGNPEEANSILQMGLYIGINGCSLKTEENLFSVTTIPSDRLMIETDCPWCEIRPTHASAKDVITNFPSVKKEKWQPDRMVKGRNEPCTIVQILEVLARIRDEEEEYLCNQIYKNTMKVFFPHEL
- the LOC128873508 gene encoding dolichyl-diphosphooligosaccharide--protein glycosyltransferase subunit 1 → MTQCSLIILIWSVTLLFGLHVRPLIAVDDDSYLNLKNVEKHIDLQSQLTKITTRLVLENGSKDRHIRNFLFSLEPEQKSSLSYIAAYREPVRVELKLSETKINEHPDKTFYRIELKEPLSPGRTMSVEIEMILTHELTPHPKEITQKEKQLVKYTGNIYLYSPYNIMKQTTIVSLPSRNVESYTKFKPVSQSDSMITYGPYEKLPPFSYEELNIHFENNNKFLTVTRLERSIEISHWGNIAVEERIDLVHTGALLKGSFSRYEYAKESKSGQASIQSFDTILPAAASDIYYRDEIGNISTSNTRIKKDSVELNLRPRFPLFGGWKTRYIVGYNVPSYEYLFHSGDQYTLEMRLLDHVFDDMVVDELLVKIILPEGSKNIELNLPYSATRLSDSLHYTYLDTTGRPVISVTKKNLVENHIQNFKLKYSFPRILMLQEPLLVAAALYLLFLLVITYVRLDFSIDKDEVSESKLRIAGQCEKILAAQDRRVTSYNELDDQLAYLKTNKDANAFLSVVKGINQEYKSATSTVAEIAQRLKGESGDIYDRVQELQKYDKTLKELYNQQQALYVDKLVPGKIGRQPFLEAEAAIAKKKEECVEKINSIVKSLQ